GGGCGAGACCCCGGACAGATTCtcaatcatcaaaataaaagatatgTGATGTAAGATAtgtaaaatacatataataattaaCTATCCCTTGcatatgtataaaattacatGCTTAACAGAAAAGAGGTTGATTAGTTTTCAGGTCTAATTGACGAATACCTGAGGATTAGCTCTACCAGCTGGCATTGACGCGTGTCCCATTGGTGCTGATGGCATGTTAAGCTCTGAATCCAGATCTGGTTCCTTGTCAGGTTGTAGGTATGAAGGaacaccttcttcaaactccatgTCCGCTTCCAGAGCATCAAGCTCTAATAAAGAAGTAAGGTTAAATATACATCAAACATGTTTTCACTAGAATATTCAAATGTACAAGAACTAATCTTACCGCCCATGAGCTCTTCTTCATCAACGTCATCAGGCACACCGTAGCTTCTACCAAGAGTCTCTTGAATTTCATTGCTTACATCCATCAGGTCTGTCATTTCATCTTGTAGGTTCTATATAACATAAGAGTATCACATCAGAACATGGATAAACTTCATAGCCATAGTTGTAAATAGAAAAGGAAGAGATTAAACTCAGGGAAGCGAGAATACATACATCTACGTCTTGAATGCTCACAGTTTTCATCATTCCTTTTAATTCTTTGTTAGCTGACTTCATTGCTGCCATCTGAAGAAACATAGTCAAGTTAATAATGGAAAATTCCACTCAAAGCAAATGAAACCCATTGCTCAAATGTGCCTTCAACACAAACATTTGAACTAAGATGGAAGCAATTGGAGAATAAGAAACTCTAGGGGACACAAATAGAAATCCCTTCTTCATGACAATTTGGTTGTCCTCCTACCTCTAGGGAGGTAGGCAGCAGGTTCCCATCAGGTTACAGAATAAGCTTCGCTTGACAAGCCTTGAGCTGTGCCCAATGGAGCGCTACCAAGAAAAAGACACACTTCACCATGAATTTGATATAACCAAAAATGTCTGATAAGCGCAGAAACTCCTAAGCTCAATATCAAAAACTGTGCTGGATGATGGCCAGTAAATAGTATAAGATCTATTTTTCTCCTCCCGAAAACAGAATTCAGTCAAACTTTAGAGGAAAGGCAACTTATTTCAAGGAGCATGcactattattaaaaaaatgatgctGCATGATATATAACAAGAGTGTCACAGATGAACTTCAAGCACAAAAAGTTTTTAGACTCGTGGATCAGTGGAATGTCAAAACCGACCGTGGTCAAGTTCTGCATTAGGGGGATTGCAGATAAGAATTACATATTCAAGCAGTTCATCAACGATTCTACAAATAAGATAAACATTTTGTTATTCTGAAAAAGGTAACTCGTGCAAAAGAATGGATTCCATTTAACATTTAACATTTAACATACTGTTTGCTGAGCATCTTTGATCCCCTCAGCAGCAAATGAGACTTGGTCTAAGTTGTATGTCTGATTGTAGAGCATGTCTCGCTGACCTTCATACCTGTTGATTATTCATCGGATAACTTATGCATTTGTCAGAACAATATGTAAAATACATGACCTAAGACTATAAAACAagcaaaagaagaaagagaaatataCTAAATAGTGTTTGAGAATGTAATTTCTACCTCAAACAAGAAAGTGGAATTGATAGCCCATCTAAGTATAAGAGTGCAGCACCAAGGGCAAAAATTACTGGTCAATGAAGTTGGCGCAAAGACTACAAGCTCTGGGTGATTTCTTTCTATCCCCTAAGTCTTGGGGCAAAGTTGTCCGGTACCTATGTTGGTGGGAGGTAGCAGGTACTCGGTGGAATAGTCAAGGTGCGCTCAAGTTTGGCTCAACACCTCCATCatcaaaaaaggagaaaaaagtgCATTACAGTATATTGTATATAGATTTAATAGCCCAGCACTGCCTACTTTTGCTTCAGGTATGACAACAACAACTAATCCACTGCTTCTGTTTCTTATAACATGGTAACAACAAAGGATCCCCAAATATGTATCTTTTCATGTTATTCATGTGTGTGTGGGTTGTGTatgagcgagagagagagaactgTTAAATTGAGTTCGATTATTTCATCTCAGAACTTAAACTAATTGACTTTCACATGTTAGTAGACACTCATCACAAGTAATTGAACTTCATAATTTGACAAGCCACTTTAAGCCTCATTAAACTCAACGTAATGGCATATAATTTAACTCACATTCTCTTTTGCTTCAACACTCTCATAGCTCGAGCTTTTACTGCCTCCTGAGCTGGACCTGGTCGAGTCTTCTTTAGCTGTTCCTTGTACCTTGCAAGTTCAGCATCAAGCTTCTTGATTTTCTCTTCCACTGACTCACCTCTTTTATTGATCTTGACAATTAAGAAGCAATCAAAAGGATCAGAGATTACTCATGCAAACAACCAACAGTAATCACCAAACTTCAGAgagctaaaataataaaaaagatattccAGATTAATCAACTGGAAACCATACAAGCAGCCATCTCTTCATTATACTAAAAAAGATTTACCTCAATTTGCTTTCCACTAAAACTATTTTTGAAGTCTAGCAATCTGTCCTTGAGtactatttttttcaacattttccgTAAAATCCAACTTTTTATCTAGTATCTAAAAATTCCGTAATATATATTACGGATCTCAAGCTCGAGTTTACATATTAAGCACAACACGAGGACTTCCCATGACAGCAGAGGTAGACAGAATAATCTACTACTACTAATGCTCGAGTTTACATATTGAGCGCAACACGAGGACTTCCCATGACAGCAGAGGTAGACAGAGTAATAGATACGTCTGAAAAAGTCactaatattttacaaaaattcaattcTGAACCCttaatttcaaaagaataatGACAACAGAACTAAAATCCTAGATTAACTTCTGCATGACACACATCCTCATCCTCCACCTAACTAATACTATCAATCGAGCTCATTAGACTTCAGACTCCTGATACAATCAGAATTCAGATGTACTAGTATGGGTATAACCATCTTCCAAACCCACCATTCCTTAACGACAGAGGGAGCTCAATTGTTAGGAAACCGCagaaaacatgaaattttacCTCATCGAAACAGCCATAATaaacaaatgaaacaaaaaaactaagaaaaattgCATTCTATGCATAGCTTAGCAGAAAACATTGGGGGGAAAAAACCCAGTTCAAACAGTACCAAAAATTCCAACAGAAATGGCAGTGTTTGTGCATAAATTAGCAGAAAACATTCCAAAAATTCTAGTTCAAAGCAGCTACACAACACATCGTAactaaacaaacaaacaaaaacccaaaaaaacgAAGAGAATTGAAATTTGTTTGCATAATTTAGCAGTATTATAAACTACAGATCTAGTTTGtcggaaaaaaataataattacccTATCGGAAGCATCTTGAACAGACGGAGCAGGTTGTGTTTCCTTCTTAATGCCGAAAACTCTCTTCATCTCTCAATCTTCTTCTTCGCCGGTCACAAAATTCTAGGGTTTCTGATTCAATCGGAGTTCAATTTGGTACTTCTCTAACAAAAAATGATCCGTTGCGTTGTCTTGAAAAAggttaaaaatacaatttaatttttacaccttttttgctttttatttgaACTATCATCGATTATTTATTAAATCACGCAATGAAATTGATTAGACAAAGTGTTTCGATATAATCACAAGACATGTGGTAATGTCCATGAGGCAGCTAACTCATTAATTTCGAGGTACGATTTGATAAATACtttttctatttcaatttaCGTGATACATTTCAAAATTCGATATTAAACAAGTCTATCTTtagctataattttttttatatatattttaattatcttaaattatcaattatataGACTTGTACTTTCatgtagtttataaatatataaattttattctaaaaaatttaaaaatctaatgAGCGAATTCTTgatcaaacttaaattgtttgactctcgaaaagtgaaatatatcacataaattgaaactgagaataaataataatagtttaagttgaaaatataactttttgatAGTTTCAAATAGAATGATATTTGCTTTGAggtttgattatttaaatttgtactcaaaattctttctttagaGAAGGACAATTAAGAACGAATTTGAGATTCTTAGTATTAAAATCCACATGATGCgtgaaaaatattaaactcgtacccaaaattatatttttatgaggGGAAAAAATCACTTAAGATTAGTATGACCATAGCATAACGATAACACATGAATCGAGAAATGATCCAAATTCTTAAAAATACTTTTGCTGAATATAAATAAGTAAGTAGATAAGTGACGTTCTTTTTGAAGTAAACTAAAGATACGTAATTGAAACGGAGTAATTCGATACAAATTACATTTCCTCAAGTAACACATATTTTACACAAGAAGCAGAAGAATTATGTACAAGAAACACATAAAGAACCATCTAActgaatatgaaatattatgaACAACTATGTTCACAGGGGAACTAGCTAAAGAATACATGTTTAAACACACAAGTTTATTGAAGTTCAGATAGCAAACCAAGTTGTTTTCGAGTCCTCCCAACGAATAAATCTCCCGATTTTATCATCCCTGGAAGGCGTCCAATACACGATAAACAGTAAAACTGTGCTACAGCTTCTCTTTTGCCTAGAGCGATTAACGACAATGGTAAAGCAGGTTTATATACATTCAAGTTGTTGTCGTTAGCGTTCTTCATTAACAATCTTATGTTCTTGGCAGCTATCCCCGCGTGTCTTTGAGCCAAATATCCTAGTTTAAGTTCCTGCATTTTCAACGATACTAAGTAAGAACGTCTTGTGATGAAACGTACAAACATGATATATAAGAACAAATGCAAGTCATTGGCGTTTTAAGTTGTTGACCATCAGGACCTTCACAAGATAGGGGTAAGGCTACGTATACACCACCCTCGTGTGATATAACACTGGATATGCATACATCAAGGTTCTTGGACCATTGGTTTTTCTGATCCATATCGTGAGTGTACACGTCTGTTTAAAGTCTATGCATTTTTTGGAGGATCTGACACAGGTGTGGTAGCATTTTTGGAGGTACGAGCAATATAGGTCTTCTGCATAATGCAGAATAGCATCAGGGTCTTAACGAATGAGGTTTCTAGAGTTTAGTCAGCTTTTTAACGAGTGAGATTTCCGAGGCAGTAAGGGACATGAAATTTCAGTTTCCTTAtcataataaaacaacatacttcctacctcgtggaggtagagaggttgtgtCCAAAGGTCCTCGACTTAAAATGCAGCAGATCAACGTagttataaaaagaaaaaacaacagTGAAGAAAACATAATAACTAACAACGAAAGCAAAGCAGAGTCTTCAGAAAAGGAActgtaacaacaacaaaatagtgTAATCACCGAAAACACAACAAACAACAGATGATGGTAGATAACTAGATATCAAAAGCGAGAAACTACAAGAATAAGACTAATACTACGACACACATTTAACCGCGTTAGCAAGATCTAATCGTTCAAGTATGAGTTTTCAGAACCAAAACGTACTAGAGAAAGAGTTTGAAGTGTACTTACAGGGATATCAGTAATATCTCCGATACCAAAGACATTGCTTCGACCCTTGACCTTTAAATTAGAATCAACCATCAACCTTCCATGAATATCCAAACTACCTTTCAAGACGGTTTCTTTTAGCCACCCTGAACCTATCGGCTTTCCAATGCAAATGAAATGACATTCAGCATCTATAGTTTGTCCACCAGATGTTTTGTAAACACCGTCTTTTGCAGTATTTACATCGACAGATTGCCCCAAAATGATTTCGACCTTCCTTGATTTTAACCAATTCACTACCTTATTGCTGGCACTTTCTCCGATAAATTCTAACAACATTGATCCCCTATGTACAATCGTCACCTTCTTATCGGGATAATCCACAGCAATTTCAGCAGCCAGTTCCACGCCTGTTTGTCCTCCCCCGATTATTAATATGGAGCTGGCAGATTTAATCTTTTCATGATCTGTAAACCAATAAAAATGAGTAGAAATGAAGCTATTGATGAGTACGGTAACTCTGTCCACCATGGCTAGAACAAATGCAAAGAAATCATCTActgtttttttttgtctctaATCATATCTGTTGTCCCTCGGGAAGGTATACAACTACTACAACTCAACCGCAAACTACTTGAGGTTGACCTACAAAATTACCTATATTCATTTTGCTTTATTCAGACGTATTTAGTTCCATCGCTAGCAAAGGCTTTGAAGAATGAAAGATCGATCATAATGCTAATTCAACTACAAGTATATCGATTGATCCATGACGTTACCTGTTTGGTATTGAGAAAACTTCTCATCTTTCGTGTAAGCACCAGTTTCCGAGTGACCAGTAGCAATAACAGCAAAGTCATACGCAACTTTGTCGCCTTTTGCAGTTACTACCTCTGTATCCGTGATGTTAGCAGCAgcagatgtaatgacatttccaCGGGGAAGGTATTCAGAGTGACTAAAGACGGCTCGTTTTGCAAATGAAGGATCACACATTGACCTTAAGGCAGCCCAAGGAATCTCAAAATACTCCTTCCTGTTCATATTTTTCGTATTCCATTAACAAAACATACTACAAATAATAAATCCATGTAACATCTTAACGAAAACAGCCAATAAGTCCTTCCATCGCATAATTTGTTACATAATAAGCTATCCGTAAGAAACCCTGGACCTAGATCATGAAGCGATTGCCAAATACAGACCATATAAGGAGACAACAACATGTAACACTCCCTTCCCTAGAACTCCACGACTGGATATCTAGAGCGTACCTTAATAGGGTAAGTCACAAATATGATTGAGTCCGACTCTGATACAACGTTCAAAAATGGATATTAGGCTTAACGCATATCCCAAAAGTCCGGTCATGAGATGATGATTATCCATACATGTATTAGAAAACAACAACAATCCATTCTCTCAATCAATGGTATCAACTACGCCTCAATCTCAAACAATAGGTGTAGGTTCAATTTCCACGATCCCTTCCCCACCCCCAATGTAATGACATTAGTCGAGGTGTGCACAAACGGACTCAGACACCACGATTAtcacatattttataaaaaaattcattaaaaaaaacaaaaaaactcacATATCAATGAGGGTAACATTAGCTTCATCTTGAAGACTCCTTGCAATAAGAGATCCAGCAACTCCACCTCCAATCACCACTACTCTTTTCTTCTCTCCCGCGGAATCCGCCATGGCTCAATTCCACAATGCAgcataaaaaaactaaacaacacAATTCCCCTATCACCCAAATGATCTCTACATAGgtacatacaaaaaaaaaatcgaaaagATAAcaatcttgatttttttttttttatggatttGTTCTTATGAAAACTTGTTtgtattaaaaagaaaaaaaatggttaTCGGCGATAAGCTACCGCCGATTCCTAAAGGAAACTGAAGGATTGAGAAGAAGATTAATTAATAGAgttacaataataattataatagcAAATCAAAATGTGAATGGTGAAGAGTAGACAATGGGAGctctgtttttatttttgttcattttttgttttgtgcATGGTAGGTTTTGcttatttttaggaaaaatgattgaaaatatcACACataagtttttatatatttatatatgttaataAGAGTAAGTCTTGTTTTTAAACGATGACATAATGCGTAAACGTACTCTTTAACATGGTCTTATCTGATATGTATGCTTTCTAATTTAGGGTATGCATAACTAATCAGTTAAGCTTATACGTTTTTTGATTACTCTATTGTGTATAACTAGGAATAAAACTatcaaaattaacttaattatctCGGTTTCTCTTTGATGTCAATTAAGTTCATTTGATCCATCGACATACTCGTGTTTAACGAGTGATAAGGTGTCGAAATTTCGAGCTATTTTTTTTTACGAAATATACTAAATGAGTATCTAATTCCATGCAATCGTATTGGATAACAATATCGTTTGTCTGGATAATTTTTGGTCTATAGCGAAATATCATTGTAGAGAACATATAACATTACATAATATGAAAAATCGATTCTAAAAGAACTTGTTGATCACTATAGTGAAATGTTAGTGGAGAGTATATAACTATTATAAAAATGTCTGAGTGTATCTATAAACGAATCCGAGCAACATAGTTTATATCACCAACATAGTGAAAATGTTAGGCAAATAAATAGACATTTTTCCAATATTTTTAAGTACTTTTTTTGTCCACATTGACCAAAGTAGTTTACACAATTCATTGTGAAGGCAAATAAACACGTTTGCGTACATTCTAGCCTTTTCAGATCTCACGAGTCACGATATGTCATCGATTTATATGCCTTCGAAACAagtttgataaaatttatttatttttttcaagccAATCAAGAATGCCTTGCTCTGATTCAGTGAGTTCCTCTTTCTTATCCTTCAAAGTGCCTTCTAAGTATCCAAAATAGTCTCTGTAGTTACGTTTGTAGTAACTATCCAACctctaaataaatgaagaaaaaaaaaaggtaaaatcaataaataatattCCACAAAAAACtagaatttataaattttgtcacGCAATACGTGATGTGTGAGTTAGAAATcgtatataatatacaatatggttgatatttaagtggagaaaaCTAGAAAGATATGTCGACTATTCATCGAGTTTCAAACTGTGTACCTCATGAattcttggttatcaaaaaaataataataacttcaaAACTACATCGATGTGAAGTACTCTACATTATCAGTGTGTATAAGTAAAATTTCGTACAGTATCAATATATTATAACTTGTTGTAGCAAATTATTTCCACGTCGTTAATCTCATTTTTCTTATGAACACTTAGTTATCTTTTCGATGACCTAATAGTATAAAATATCGTTTATATTATCAGTGCATAAAAGTTAAACTCGGGATATTTACCTCCTTATCATTCTTAGTCTTGTTCTCTTCTGACTTCTTGAGATATCCTATAACAGCAAGAAGAATACAAACATTAATTATTTGCAATTTTTgtgataaaaaattaatagtgattcaaaaaagggaaaagggtctgatataccctcaactttgtcatttagagctgatataccccttgttatgaaagtgactcatatatactcctatttgtaaacaaatggcccatatatacccctacttgtaaacaaatagctcacatataccattttcctctaacggaaatgaaaaaaataataattttaatctaaatttttattatttttttctaaaaaattataatcccatatgagtaaatttaatcctcgtcaaacatattttttttgactttttttggtttcaatgactaatttataattattattttgataatcaaatttatttatgtttcactaatattcttgtaaaacttattgtagatgatcaaattttttcttcgaatatgaaattaaattacaatacacacacaaaaaaatagtttaattttttattctttaaactaaggaatgaaagaaaaaaacaaaataagaataagaaattcaaataattataataaaagaagtcaaaaaataatttatgtatgaaaaaaattaaaatataccttgaactttgatagaagaatcatatatacccctaaataattttcttttaaaaaaatagaagtaataaatataaatttaaaactaattttttaacttccgttaaatgaagggtatatgtgagccattttgtaacggcaggggtatatgtgagccgtttgtataacggtaagggcatatatgagccacttttataacgaggggtatatcagctccaaatgacaaagttgaggggtatatcagacccttttcacttaaaaaaataataatgaaaatacttcaattgtttgttttacttttctttttagtccaTTTTTATTAGTCATtcgttatttttacttttacatgACATATTTAATAATCACAAGATTAAATGAAATTTTGGTACACTAGAATATTCAGACgtctttttttactttcttaaactctgtgtcaaatcaaaatcagataaataaattaaatcggAAGGTAGAAAGGAAGAATGTGAAATCAAGAAAACATACTCTTAAGAAGCTCAGTTTGAGAATCATTTACTTGAACAATTGCAATAATTGTTGTAAATAGAAACTCTCTTCTTCCTTGCCATgtctctttttttgttttcactTTAATTTCTTTGGTATTTATTGCTTGCAcatgaaatcttgaaaaagaatatgtaCAATTTCCAGTATTTAGGGCCatggagaagaaaaaaaaagttaattaattatttacataaaataaataaaaagaacattttaaaaGGTTGCTATAGATAATAGAAGCTAAAAtcttatctcttttttttttgtatgtggGGAACAAgtgtttttgaaatatctatATGATGTGTGGACCCTTATGGGAAAATACCATCCATAAGTTTGTTtagaaattaatattatatatagctATGTATATAGTAGgaatattttcttgattcttgttgattttttctttgatgatgGTGGTTTAATTTCTTGATCAGCTTGTGCGGATCTCAATTATTTCACTGAGTTGACGTTTGATAACTCTGTCTCTCGAGATTTAATAAGACAAATAAATCACTATATGACGATATTTTACATTAATAagcttgtattttttttctttaatgtgtaattttttattttacaaaatcgTATACTATGTAATTCAACATACACATCCTAGTAAATGAGTAATCACAAAAAGTCTATCCATCTCGTTAACCACCATGTGAgacttttgttattctttaacaccccatctCACGTCCAGTGGTGCGTGGACAATTTTTAGTTTTGGAGGCccacatcgggtgagacgggcctactctgataccatattgaaattaggtcttaagcctaactcacaccccaaaaagctagctcaaaggaaggATGAACCaccgatgtgagacttttgtcattctttaacagaTTCACCTTCATACGTTTAAACGATATCTAATCATCTTGACTTCGACAAACAAGTCACTATATGATGATCCACAAAAACTTGTACTTTTACTAAAAGAAAACATAGTTCTCAACACCaatatcatatataataaaatgatatatatatactcaaatTCAAAGATGTGATAGAGGAATTTGTCAAAGTCATAAAATAGGTATGAAGAACCTTATAAacactcttcttctttttttcattaaacAAAGTTTTTGGAGAACTCAATaagattattataatttaaagttATTGACTTTATAATGCAATCATTTTCAGTTAAGTAGTTGAAGCCTACACAAAACAATGCCTCTTTTTCTTCATAAGTATGTTAATACTTGACAATCTAGGATATTGTTCATCATATTTGAAGTCATGAAGCTAATGAAAGTTTTCATTATATTTGCTACtctatttttccatttttcgaTCGTTTATAGCTGCCTTGAAGGAGAAAGAGTAGCTCTAATGAGCTTCAAGTCCATGTTGACTGATCCATCTAATCGATTATCATCATGGAAAGGTGAAGACTGTTGCATTTGGAAAGGGATCAAATGCTCGAGTGAAGGTCGTGTTGTTGTTATTAATCTTCGGAATGTTAATCCAGAGGAAGTTATAATCAATAGCAATAAGGAAGTTGTTTCAAGTTCTAACAACATATCTGATTTTTCCCTCAAAGGGACTATATCTCCTTTGTTATTTACTCTTGATGATCTGCAATATCTCGACTTGAGTTTCAACAACTTCATGTATTCAAAGTTGCCTGTTGAGATATCAAACTTAACAAAGTTGACGTATCTCAATCTGTCAAATGCTATGTTTCAAGATATCATCACTACACAATTCTCAAACCTTACATCTCTTAGGTATCTTGATCTTTCGTGTGCTGATTCAGTACTCGATTTGTCTTCTATTACTATTAGATTGACATTACCACCAAAGTTGGATTTTGACTCATTGTTATCTTTTATGAGCTATGGTTATTTGTCTAGTCCAAATCTAAGGTGGTTAGAAGGACTTCGTCGTCTTAGATATCTTGTATTGACTGGTGTTGATCTATCGAAGGCCTCGGAATCATTTCATTGGGCTAAACCAATATCAGGTCTTTCAAATCTCATGTCACTTCAATTGTCTAGCTGCAACATTTCAGGAAGAGTTCCAATAGAGCAATTGCTTAACCTTACTAGTCTTTCTACTCTAGATATGCGTTCTAACGTTCTAACATCCACGATACCTGATATGATATCGAATCTCACAACCCTCTCAGTTATTAATTTTCGTGGCAACGATTTAGATGGT
The window above is part of the Solanum pennellii chromosome 5, SPENNV200 genome. Proteins encoded here:
- the LOC107018482 gene encoding vacuolar protein sorting-associated protein 60.2-like, which produces MKRVFGIKKETQPAPSVQDASDRINKRGESVEEKIKKLDAELARYKEQLKKTRPGPAQEAVKARAMRVLKQKRMYEGQRDMLYNQTYNLDQVSFAAEGIKDAQQTMAAMKSANKELKGMMKTVSIQDVDNLQDEMTDLMDVSNEIQETLGRSYGVPDDVDEEELMGELDALEADMEFEEGVPSYLQPDKEPDLDSELNMPSAPMGHASMPAGRANPQAEDELGLPAVPRASLRG
- the LOC107019911 gene encoding apoptosis-inducing factor homolog B-like, whose protein sequence is MADSAGEKKRVVVIGGGVAGSLIARSLQDEANVTLIDMKEYFEIPWAALRSMCDPSFAKRAVFSHSEYLPRGNVITSAAANITDTEVVTAKGDKVAYDFAVIATGHSETGAYTKDEKFSQYQTDHEKIKSASSILIIGGGQTGVELAAEIAVDYPDKKVTIVHRGSMLLEFIGESASNKVVNWLKSRKVEIILGQSVDVNTAKDGVYKTSGGQTIDAECHFICIGKPIGSGWLKETVLKGSLDIHGRLMVDSNLKVKGRSNVFGIGDITDIPELKLGYLAQRHAGIAAKNIRLLMKNANDNNLNVYKPALPLSLIALGKREAVAQFYCLSCIGRLPGMIKSGDLFVGRTRKQLGLLSELQ
- the LOC107018711 gene encoding uncharacterized protein LOC107018711, encoding MALNTGNCTYSFSRFHVQAINTKEIKVKTKKETWQGRREFLFTTIIAIVQVNDSQTELLKRYLKKSEENKTKNDKERLDSYYKRNYRDYFGYLEGTLKDKKEELTESEQGILDWLEKNK